ATTCATTACCAGTTAGAAGAGTTAAAAGCAGCCCAGTTAGATAGTCCCACAGAGTTAGAAGAGTTAGAACAAGAGCGCGATCGCCTTCTTCATGCGGTAGAATTACAGCAACTGAGTTATCAAGTGTATCAGATACTTTACCAGCGAGATGATGAAGCCCCAGCAGGAACCGATATTCTCACGGAAGCGGAAAATACTTTAACGGAAATGGTGGAGTATGACTCCCAATTAACGCCAATCTTAGAAATGGTACAAACGGCGATGACGCAAATTGTGGAGGCAGGACAACAAATTTATTCCTATGGGGAAGGATTAGAGTCTGATCCTAATCGGTTAGCGGAAGTAGAAGATCGCATTCATACTCTCAAACAAATCTGTCGTAAATATGGTCCTGATTTAGGTGACGCGATCGCGCATCGAGATAATCTGCAAGCAGAATTAGAAACCCTCAATGATTCCGAACAATCTTTAGAAGCCCTAGAAGAAAAAACAGAAATTGCCCATAATACCCTGCTTGAAGCCTGCGAAATCCTCAGCCAACAGCGACAAAAAGCAGCAACACAACTAGAAAACCAACTCATTGCAGAATTAAAACCCCTCGCTATGGAAAAGGTGCAATTTTCTTGTCACTTAACTCCTATTGATCCGAGTCCACAGGGGGCAGAACAAGTGAATTACTACTTTAGTCCCAATCCTGGCGAAACTCCCAAACCCCTTTCCGAAACTGCTTCTGGTGGGGAAATGAGTCGGTTTTTATTAGCCCTCAAAGCCTGTTTCTCCCAAGCAGACCAAAAAATGCAAACCCTGATTTTTGATGAAATTGATACAGGGGTTTCAGGAAGAGTCGCTAGCGCGATCGGGCAAAAATTACGCGCCCTGAGCCAAAAACATCAAGTTCTCTGTGTGACTCACCAGCCTTTAGTGGCAGCGTTAGCCCATACCCACTTCCGCGTAGAGAAACAATTTTCTCATTCTCGAACCATGGTTTCTGTCATCCAACTAGCAGATATTAACACTCGCCGTGATGAACTAGCCCAACTCGCAGGGGGAGAAAAAGACGAAAACGCGATCGCGTTTGCAGAATCCTTACTCAAACAAGCCCATATTAAATAAAGGTGTGGCTATACCTGATAACTAGTGGTTTAGAATGGGGATAATTTTTTGAGGAGGCGCAGTAAATAGTAATGAAAGCTGTGGTTTTACTTTCAGGAGGGCTAGATTCTTCCACTGTTCTTTATCAAGCCAAAGCCGATGGTTGTCATTGTTATGCCCTTTCTTTTGACTATCAACAACGTCATCAACGGGAACTAGAAGCCGCAAAAGCAATTGCTCTATCAGCAGGGGTTATACAACACCAAGTGATTAATTTTGACTTAGGATTGTGGGGTGGCTCAGCATTAACAGATCAGCAGTTAGAAGTGCCGCGCGATCGCGATCCTTCAGAAATGGCAAATAGTATTCCCATCACTTATGTTCCAGCTCGTAACACGATTTTTCTCAGTTTTGCCTTAGCCTATGCCGAAGCCTTAGAAGCAGAACGGGTTTACATGGGAGCAAATGCTTTAGATTATTCGGGATATCCTGACTGTCGCCCAGACTACATTCAGGCAATGCAAGAGGTGTTTAAGTTAGGGACGAAACAAGGGCGAGAAGGAAACCCCATCAAAATTATTACGCCACTTCTTGATCTTAAGAAAACAGAAATTATTGAGTTAGGAAATCAATTAAATGTGCCTTGGGAAAAAACTTGGTCTTGTTATCAAGGGGGTGAAAAGGCTTGTGGCGTTTGTGATGCTTGTCAGTTAAGATTAAAGGCATTCCAAGCATTAGGATTAACCGATCCCATTTCCTATCAAGAATCAAATGAGTGAAAATAAAATTCCTGAATTTGCCATTTTTTGCGACTTCGATGGAACCATTACAGGAGAAGATACATTTGTTGGGATGCTTAAAGCAGTTGCCCCTCATTTGTGTGATCAATATCTTCCTGATATTTATACCCAAAAGCTAACACTGCGCGAAGGGGTGAAAAGAATTATTGAATCTATTCCCTCTCGTTCTTATTCGGCTATGATTGAATATGTGGATGAAGTTCCTTTGCGCCCTGGATTAAGTGAACTGGTTAAGTTTGCAATCGAACATCAAATTCCTTTCCATGTGGTTTCGGGGGGATTAAAGGATATGGTCAAGCGAGTTTTAAGCACTCAAATGATTGGAAACTCCCCTTTAATTGAAAAAGTTGCTTCAATTAGTGCAGTAGATATTGATACACGCCAAGAGTATTTAACGCCAATTTCTGATTATGAAAAGGGAACTGAATTAGTTGCCAAGGTAGAAGTAATGAAACAATATTCAGGGAAGCAAAATATTTCAATTGGTGATTCAGTAACCGATTTAAATATTGCCTTAAATGCGGATATTACATTTGCGCGCGATCGCCTTGCTAAATATTTAGATAAAGCAGGGAAATTTTATTACCCTTGGGAAGATTTTTTCTCAGTGCGCGATCAATTATGCGAACTCTGCTTTGAAAAAAGGTAATCCTAATTACTTATTTTTCTAATAAAAAGACAAATTCTTGATTAGGTTTCTCCACTTCTTGTAACCATTGATTTGTCCATTTCATGCTTGCCATGACATTTTTTTTGTAGTCCAAATTAATGACATCTAAAACTTTACCATTCCGTTTTAAGACTGCATTTAATTCTTCGGCAGTAGCACGACCCCCAGAACTATAGGATAAAATAACCCAATGGGCAGGAACTTTTTGAATCAGCTTTTCAATAGCTTCTACTGCTAAAAAGCGACCATTCTCATTACATCGAAACTCCTCAAATACTGATCCTGCTAGCTTGTCGGAGGTATCTTGACGACGTTTTGCTTTCCCAAAGAGGTGAGGCTGATCATATAAGCAAATGGTTTTCCAAAGATGATAATAAGACGCATATCTTACCCGAGACGGTGGCATTTTTTCATTATTTGATCCATAGGGAGGATCAAGATAAGCTAAGTCAACGGAAATTTCGGGGATTAATTCAAAGATATCTTGACAAAACACTTGATTTGGTTTTGATGATATAAAAACATTTGGCACTTCTAACTGTAAGGTTTTATAAGAACGTGGCGACCAGTTTTTGAGATAAGAGACAAAATGTCCTAATGTATTATCCACTTGATCTAGGGCTAAAATTAGGCTAGTGAGGGCGACTGCTTTATCAACAGTCGAAAGTTGTAAGGTTTCAATTTCTTCGCGGATAGCATCTAGTTTTCTTGTATTATGAACTTGCCAAGGCTTTTTTAATCCATCAGCTTGAATTGCACAGCCATGATTAGGGTTTCCCCCATAGTTTTCTGTAAACCAGCCATCTTTGGGAGGAAGGTTATTGAGATGATCAATTAGTTCTTGATACTCGCTGGGTTGCTTTTGGTTAAGAAGATAACATTGACCAAACACTTTTGACCAAATTGCTAGATCATTACTAATTACTTGGTAACCTAATTTGGCAAAGGCTTGAGAAACTCTTGTTGTTCCGGAGAACGCATCTAAAATGGTATGAGCTTCAACTTTTTTTGCTAATTTTAGGATATGGGGTAAGAGTTTTAACTTTGATCCAGTATATTTAATCCCTTCTGTTTTGGGAATCTCAATATCATAATCCTTGAAAAGAGGTAAGGTTTGCATTATCTCTCAATTCCTGATGCTTGTTTCATTCTAATAATGTCTTTCTCTATTATTTCCAAGGCTGATTGATGACCAATATCTGAGGAAACAAGAGCGTGAGATAATAGTTTGACAAGAATAAGATTATGTGAGTATTCGATCCATCCATTAGTAATACTATCAAAGTAATTCAAACCATTTTTTGTGTGTGTCCACAAACCACGTTGTAATGCATTAGCATCACCTTTGCCATATCGAACTTCGCAGATATATTCTTCTGATGCATTATAAAACTTATATACAGGATGTTTTCTTCCAGAGCCTTTATCATATCTGGTTATTCTTACAGTATCATTAATCGCACGCTCATAGTTAAAAACAAGAATATTACAACGTTGGTTCTTTTCATCATAAATAAGAGGCAAAACGTTGATATGATAAAAATTGGTAAAAGCAGGATCAGAGAGAATAGCTTGAACTCTCTCCATGTCTATAATGTTATTTCCTTCTTGTTCAAGTCTAGAAAACATCTGAGACTCTTTATCAGTTGATAGTTGAAGAGGGCCATTACCATAAGCCTTAAGACTTACTGAAAATTCTTCTTGAGTAATTTCATTAGTAATTTTTATATCTTCTTCTTTAGATTTTTTGCGATACAAATCCTTTCCAACATGGATTGATTTAAAATCGTACATATATTGATTTATAAATTCAGCAATCGCTATTTCTGCTAAGTCGCCATGAGTTTTATTTCCCACTAAACGCATTGTAAAAATATTACTTAGTGTAGTAGTTATTAAAGATGGGTACTTTTTAACCAAGAGTTGAAGTCTATTAGTAAAATCTTTATAAGGGTTATTTGTCATATATTTGATGTAAGAGACGCGGTTCGGTTTTGAATGGCTTGTATAGCGTGATAGATGTCTTGAAGCCGTGATTCCCAGTTTCTAGAAGACACGAATTAGTTCTTGAAGAATGGGTTGACGCAGGTTTTCTTTTAGGGCTTCTCTAGTTCCTAAATCCACTGGATGACCAAGGATATCTTGTAGGTAAAGTTTGATTCTGATGAACTGGAATAGGCTAATGGGTTGGGAAAATTCAGCGAGAAGGTCAATGTCACTGTTAATGTGGGTGTTATTTTTTGCCACTGATCCAAATAACTCTAGAGATTTAATTCCTAGGGCTTCTAGTTGAGATTGATGAGTGGTGATTTTGTGAAGGATTTCTTGACGATTCATGTTTCTGAATTATTTCACAAGGATTTGTATTTCAGCCAAGCTAGGCTGATGCTTCAAAAGTATTAAAAAGCTACTGAACTAAGTTTTTGCAAGTATTCGTGGTTTCAATTTCAGTAATATTGGAGAGAGTTGTATTGGCAATATTGGTTAAGGCTTCTTCGGTAAAAAAGGCTTGGTGTCCAGTAATAATAACATTGGGAAAGGTTAACAAGCGTTGAAAAACATCATCTTCAATAACTTCGTTTGATAAGTCTTCAAAGAAGAGATCAGATTCTTTTTCGTAAACATCTAAAGCGAGATAGCCAATAGTTTTACTTTTTAAGCCTGTAATCACAGCTTTCGTATCAATTAAACCGCCACGACTGGTATTAATTAACATTACGCCTGGCTTCATTTTAGTAATGGAGGTTTCATTGATTAAATGTCTATTTTCTTCGGTTAAGGGACAATGAAGAGAAATAATATCCGATCGCGCATATAATTCATCTAAGGAAACATACTCGCCAAAATTAGAAAAACTCTCATTAGGATAGGGATCATAAGCTAACACTTTGCAACCAAACCCTGATAAAATTTGTCCTGTTATGTAACCAATATTGCCTGTCCCAATAATCCCAACGGTGCGACCATATAAGTCAAAGCCAAGTAAACCATTAAGGGCAAAGTTTCCTTCTCGCACTCGATAAAAGGCACGATGAATTTTGCGATTTAAAGTTAAAATAAGCGCGATCGCGTGTTCGGCAACAGCATGGGGGGAATAAGCAGGAACGCGAACAATTTTGATTCCTAATTCTTTAGCGGTTTCGAGATCAACATTATTATATCCCGCACAACGAAGGGCAATTAATTTGACTCCTTGTTCAGCAAGAATTTTTAAGGTATCACCACTGACTTCATCATTAACAAATACACAAACGGCGGTTGCATCTTGAGCTAATATTGCCGTTTTTTCACTTAAATGAGGTTCTAAAAAAAGTAACTCATGGTTATAATTTTCATTGGCTTCCGTAAAGAATTGCTCATCATAGGGTTTAGTTCCAAATAATGCAACTTTCATAAGAATAAAATTATCAATATCTGCACTATAATTTTACACAAAAAATCAATAAATAGCCATTAAATAAAGTTTAAGAATTACGTTGCATTCTTGTTCGTAAATACATAACTACTGGAAACTGATAATATTCCACAATTAACCAAATTAAAATGACAAAATGAGCAAGAAATGTCAAAATTGTCCAAACAGTGGGAAGCCAAGCGAGAGGAGTCCCCGGAATGGGAGGGAAAAGATAAGCTCCAGTTCCGACAATCAGGGGAGGAATGGTAATAAAAAGCACTCCTAGCACAAAATATTCCCAACCAATATCAAGTCCTTTGCGATAAGGGTTACTCCATTTTTTGCCATCCCAATACCAACTGAGAGGGATTTCACTATCCATCATTTTTAACACTTGTTGGGAAAAATTAGCCGTAAAAAGATGCTGGCAAAATTCACAGGAGAAAGTATCCTCCATTAAGGGTAAGGGTTTAACTTCTCCAGTACGACAAACTGGACAAGGATAGGTTTCGTTTTCGTTGAGTGATGTCATAACTAGCAAAAATTAAGCAAAGTTAGCTGGTGGTTGTTCGCTTTTTTCTTTTAGTTTCTTTAATTGTTCTTGGATTAGCTTATAGAGATTTTTCCGAGCAATTTCTGTGCCATTATCATAGTTTCCTGATTCATCAAAAAAGATAAAACTATCCACTTGTTCTAGAGCCAAAAGTTCAAATAAGATATGTGTCACTGGAATCGGTAAAGCCATTAACTGCGGATCATTATGTTGAGCAAAGGCGCTGGCATCCTCTAAACTGGGAAAGGCATAAATCACCCGTTTCTCTAAGTTCTGATTTTCCCGATGACGCAGGGTTGTTACTTGCCAATGTTGTTCGGTACTTTGCAAGATATAATACTCTTGATGCTGGAGTTGATGAGCAATTAATTTTAAGGTAGGCGCGATCGCGCGTTCCATAACTACTGGCATCCCCTGCTCTTCTGGGGCATCTTCAATTAGCTTTCTCAGTTGTTGATCAATATCCATAGTGCTTGTTAGCAATAATCGACTCTTCCCACCATTATGTCTAATTTCTCTCCCCAATCGCGAGAACAATCTTCTATTTTGTCTCGTCTCCGTGAACAGCTATCAGCCCCTCCGCCCAGTGATACCGAGGAATCCATCTCGTTAAGAGTCTTAGTGCAAGTGTTAGTGGCCATTGGGATTCTTGCCACAGATTTTGCAGGTGACACCAACTATAGTTTATGGGCAATTCCCATTAGTTTGATTGGGGCATTTTGGAGTTGGAAACAAAGACATGAGCGGAATACCACGGCTAAATTCCTAATTGCAATTGGGATGTTAATTGCGCTGGCAGTATTTTTTAGGAATCTTGTCGGCAGTCTTAATGATACGCGATTAGTTTTAGCAGAACTACTCATTCAACTACAAGTATTACATAGCTTTGATTTGCCTCGCCGTAAAAATCTTGGCTATTCCATGGTGATTGGTTTAATTTTACTAGGGGCAGCAGGAACTCTTTCCCAAACCATTGCGTTTGCCCCTTTACTGGTAGTTTTCCTAATTATTGGGTTACCTGTTCTCGTTTTAGATTATCGCTCCCGATTAGGCTTTGATCAATCCTCTGAAACTCACTCTTCCCAGAAAAAACCTCTCTTTTCTAACTCAGCTTTACCCTTACGCCGTTTAACCCTCTTCTTTGCCTTAATTTTAAGTTTAGGGCTAGTGATTTTTGCTGTAATGCCTCGTTTTCCCAGTTACCAAATTCAAAACTTTCCCGTGAGTGGGGCAGAATCTTTAGAAGATGAGGGCTTTGATAATAATGATCGCGAGATTTCTAGCTCTGGCTATGTGCGAGAAGGAGACAGTGATGATGATGATGGTGAAGGAAGTGGTAATGGCGAGGGAAGCCCAGTAGAAGGCGCAGGGGAAATGAGTCAAGACTTTTACTATGGCTTTAGCAATCAAATCAACCAAAACTTAAGGGGAGAATTAAATCCGCGGGTCGTTATGAGACTGCGATCGCAAGCAGATGGTTGGATTAAAATGCTTGCTTTTGATCACTATACTGGTGAAGGGTGGAAAATTGAAGAAGAAGAGCCTACGCGAGAAATTGATCGCCCCAGTTGGTCGTATCGTTTTCGCCTCTCTACGCCTTCTACACAAGCGCAAACAGAACGAGTGGTGCAAACTTATACCGTAACCAACCAACTCCCCAATTTAATTCCAGCTTTACCCAATGCCAGTGAAGTTTATTTCCCCACCCGTGAAATTGCCGTTGATCCTCACGGGAGTCTGCAATCTCCTGTACCATTAGGGGAAGGATTAACTTATACCGTTGTCTCAAGAGTTCCTTATCGCGATCGCGCTCAATTAAGACAAGCTGGAGATAACTATCCAGAGTCCATTCGCGAGACTTATTTACAAGTTCCCTCAGAAATTGAAGACAGAATCCGCGAACACGGAGAAAGCCTCCTCGCAGAGTCTTCCCAACCCCTAGACGCAACTTATGAAAAAGTCTTATATTTAGCCCAAACCCTCAAGCAAGGTTATCAGCTACAACCAGATATTCCCTTTTTAGAAGACGATCAAGACTTAGTAGAAACATTTTTATTTGATTGGGAAGGAGGCTATCCCGATCACTTTTCCAGCACCCTTACCATTATGTTGCGTTCTCTCGGGATTCCAGCGCGACTTGCCACAGGGTTTAGTACCGGTGAATTTAATCCCTTTACGGGACTTTATGTCATTCGTAATACCGATGCCTTTGCCTTAACTGAAGTTTATTTCCCCAACTACGGCTGGCTTCCCTTTAATCCCATTCCTGGATATGAGGTAATTCCTCCCTCTGTAGAGCAATCAGAGACTTTTGGCGTTTTGCGTCAAATTTGGAATTGGGTAGCAGGCTGGCTTCCCACCCCTGTTGCTGGTTTTCTAAACTACCTCTGGACGCTTATTATTGGCTCTATTACGAGCTTTTTCCGCGCCCTCTGGGGATTTATCACCCAAGGCTGGGTAGGGGCAATTACAGGGCTAATTGGGCTATTTGTGGCAAGTTTTTTAAGCTGGCTTGGCTGGAAACAATTACAACGTTGGCGTTATCAACGCTGGCTATCTCAACTTCCTCCCGTGGCAGGACTATATCAGCAAATGTTACAAGCCTTAGAACAAGCAAATGTTTCTAAACAACCAGGGCAAACCCCCTTTGAATACTTACAAACTGCAACTGTTCAATTAGAAAATGCTCAAGCTGAACTAGTAGAAGAAATTTCCCAAGCCTATGTTTCTTGGCGCTATGGGGGGTATGAGGTAAATTTAGATTATCTGCGGAATCGCTTAAAGCAATTAAAGCGAAGTCTAAAACGTCTCTCTTAATTTTGAGCAAGTTTCGGGAGTAAGGATCTCAGCTTCCTCTTGATATTTCTCGTTATCAATGAGATAATGACAATTTACGGTTAGTTTAGCGGAACTGGCGGAATTGGTAGACGCGCTAGATTCAGGTTCTAGTGTTCGTAAGAACTTCCGGGTTCAAGTCCCGGGTTCCGCACTTTTAGTTAGGGGTTGCTCATGAGCAAAAGTAATGTTTTATCTAGGAATTGATTTTGGTACTTCTGGGGCAAGAGCGGTTGTTATTGATGAAAATCAAACCATTCAAGCTCAATCAGACTATTCCTTTTCCAATAATGATCACCAAACTCAGCAATGGCGTAAAGCTTTATTTACCCTGATTAATGATTTACCGATCGCGCTACGAGAAAATCTCTTAAAAATTGCTATCAATGGCACTTCCTCTACTGTTCTACTGTGTGATGAGATAGGAACGCCACTGACTGAACCGCTATTATACTCCTACCGCACCTCACAGGAAATTATAAACCGCCTTACTCAAATTGCCCCTGCTGATCATGTGGTGCAAAGTGCCTCCTCTAGCTTTGCCAAACTCCTATATTGGGAGCAAGAAGGGATTATCTCCCAAGCCCATTATTTTCTTCATCAAGCAGACTGGCTTGCTTTTCTGCTTCATGGTCAACTCGGCATCAGCGACTATCATAATGCTCTAAAATTAGGCTACGATGTGGAGAATTTATGTTATCCGCCATGGCTAAAACAACATCCTAACTTCTCAATCTTACCGCAAGTTTTTTCCCCAGGAACTCCCATAGCTTCTATCACAAACGAGATGGCGGCGAGATTTAAAATTACTCCTCAATGCCAAATTTGTACGGGAACAACTGACAGTATTGCCGCTTTTATCGCCAGTGGAGCTAATCAACTGGGAGAAGCCGTAACCTCTATTGGTTCCACTTTAGCCTTAAAACTCTTGAGTTCAAGCCCTGTGCAAGCATCAGAATATGGAATTTATAGCCATCGTTTTGGTAATTTCTGGTTAACTGGTGGCGCTTCCAATACAGGTGGTCAAGTTTTAAGGCAATTCTTTAGCGATAAACAATTGAAAGAGCTTTCTCTAAAAATTGACTATACCCAACCGACTAATTTAGATTACTATCCTTTATTAGAACCTGGGGAACGTTTTCCTATTAACAATCCTAACCAGTTACCCAAACTTTCACCGCGCCCTGATGATGATTTTAAATTCCTACAAGGCTTGCTAGAAAGTATTGCTCGCATTGAAACTCAAGGCTATGAAAAATTACAGGAATTGGGCGCAACTCCACTCAGAAAAGTTTATACTGCAGGCGGTGGCGCAAAAAATGAAGTTTGGCAAAAAATTCGGGAACAATTCTTAAAAGTTCCAGTTAAGCCTTCTCCCAACACAGATGCAGCTTACGGTACGGCTATTTTAGCGCGATCAGGTCTTTCCTAGATAATATGGCTATCAAGTGGATCGGGAGTGCGATTCGTTCAGTCTAAACACACTCTTGTAGTGATGGGGACGACTGGCTTCTGGGGGGTAACCGATTAGGTAGAGTTCGCACTTTAATCCCTCCCAGATGACAACTCTGTGACCTTACAGGTGAGAGTGACCAGTGTAGCAATAGCAAAGACCACTGGAAGGGGTAACTCCCATAACAACTCAAGTCCTGTCGCCAAGGCACTTGGTTGAAAGCATATTCCCTACGGTAGCGACTAGCCATCAATCCGTAAAGCGGGAATAGAAGCGGAAAGAGGAAGGATAGCCTGTGTCCCAGTCCCGTTAGCAAGTCTCTAAGGAGAACAAGGTCTAAGGATACGATTGAATCATCGTTACCGCTAACCAGAGAAATCAGGCTGACTACTCTGGGAGTCCCAAAAAAAGGGCAATAGTTGGGGTGACAAGAGGATTCTCGTCTACTTGTCAGTGCCACCCATAAGCTCGGTGAGGAGTATCCCTCCTAAAGGAGACAAACCAAAGGTCACAGGGAACGAAGTAACTCCCTCGTTTACTCTCAACTCTGGTCGATGAGTGGAGTAGTCAGCTAAGACGCAACATCTACTTTCATTTGGTAGGTAGCGGGGGAGAGAGATTGAGTCAGAAGCAAACGCTCTTTGTAACAGAAGAGATAAACTGACGGACTCACGGTTAGATGGATTGTAGAGGTACAAGTAAGAGTACATAAGTTATGAACACGGACACAAACCGATGTATTAAATGGGGCGACATCAATTGGCATAAGGTCGAGAGAGTCGTCTATAAGCTCCAAAAGCGCATCTACAAAGCGTCTCGTCGTGGAGATGTCAAAGCAGTTCGCAGACTCCAGAAATTGTTAAACAAGTCTTGGTCGGCTAAGGTATTAGCGGTGCGTAGAGTTACTCAGGATAATCAGGGCAAGAAGACGGCAGGAGTGGATGGGGTTAAATCCTTGTCCCCAGAAGCACGTATGAAGCTCGTAAATAATCTGAAACTGGGTTCAAAGGTCAAACCAACTCGAAGGGTGAGGATTCCCAAGCCTAACGGGGAGGAAAGACCTTTGGGAATACCTACCATGTATGACCGTGCGCTTCAAGCGTTAGTAAAATTAGCCTTAGAACCTGAATGGGAGGCGGTCTTTGAACCAAATTCCTACGGGTTCCGAGCAGGACGTTCAGCCCATGATGCCATTGAAGCAATTTTCGACGCTATTCGGTTCAAACCCAAATACGTGCTTGATGCGGATATATCCAAATGTTTCGACCGTATTAACCACGAAAGACTTCTGAATAAATTAAATACCTTCCCCACGTTTCGGAGGCAAATCCGAGCGTGGCTCAAGTCAGGGGTAATGGAAGGCAAGAAGTTTTCACCAACGTCTGAGGGTACGCCACAGGGTGGGGTCGTATCTCCGCTATTGGCTAATATCGCCCTCCACGGTATGGAAAACGAGATTAAATCTATTGCTGGCAGTTTCGATATGAAGCGTCCGAATGGATATCAATTACCATTAAGGGATAAGAAAGACTCTGTTAGTATAGTCCGATATGCGGATGATTTCGTAATCTTACATAAAGACCTAGCCGTTGTCCAAAGATGTAAAGAGGTTATCACAGGATGGTTGACAGACATGGGCTTAGAGTTGAAACCGAGCAAAACCAGAATCGCCCACACCCTTGAAAATTACGAAAACGAAAAAGCAGGATTTAACTTCTTAGGCTTTAATATCCGCCAATACAAGGTGGGTAAATATACATCAGGAAGGGATTCAAAAGGTCAGATTCTGGGATTCAAAACGCTCATCACCCCTAGTAAGGAGAGTCAGGAAAGACACTACCGAAGAATTTGTGAGGTGATAGATAAGTATAAGGGACAGTCACAGGCTGTTCTGATTACTAGACTTAATCCCATAATCAGAGGTTGGTGTAATTACTTCTCTACGAAAGTCAGTCAAAAGGTCTTTTCGAGACTAGACTACCTGACTTTCTGGAAACTATTTAAGTGGGGTATTAAACGTCATCGAAACAAAGGAAGAAAATGGATAAAGTCCAAATACTTCCGAACGATAGGTGGCGATAAATGGACATTTGCTACTACTCCTCGTGAAGGGTCGAATCCTATAGTGTTGATGAAGCACTCACAGACAGCAATCGTCCGCCATGTCAAAGTTAAGGGAGATAAAAGCCCCTATGACGGCGACTTAATCTATTGGAGTTCAAGAATGGGCAAACACCCTGAGATGCCAAAGCTAACGGCATCGTTGCTCAAAAAGCAGAAAGGGAAATGCGCTCACTGCGGATTGTTTTTCCGAGATGGAGATTTATTAGAGGTTGACCATATCGTTCCCCGCTCAAAAGGTGGTAAGAACGAGTACAAGAATTATCAACTACTCCATCGACATTGCCACGATGAAAAGACCAGAACGGATGGGAGTTACGACCGCGTGGCTACCATCATCCCAAAGGATTACCGATGGGAGAACGATATGCTGGTGACGTGCTGATGACAACAGCCGTTTAACTGAG
This window of the Euhalothece natronophila Z-M001 genome carries:
- the recN gene encoding DNA repair protein RecN, coding for MTLISLHIENFALVDQLELDLGEGLNVLTGETGAGKSIILDAIDAALGGKVSSRFIRTGSEKALVEATFTLTPAVEEWLQHQDIDLLDDQTVVCSREMSLKGNGLRSRSRVNGVLVNRPLINELRPYLVEITAQGQTVALMIPARQRELLDTYGGQALLKQRKKVAAAYEDYYEAKETLETRRQSEQERLQRLDWIHYQLEELKAAQLDSPTELEELEQERDRLLHAVELQQLSYQVYQILYQRDDEAPAGTDILTEAENTLTEMVEYDSQLTPILEMVQTAMTQIVEAGQQIYSYGEGLESDPNRLAEVEDRIHTLKQICRKYGPDLGDAIAHRDNLQAELETLNDSEQSLEALEEKTEIAHNTLLEACEILSQQRQKAATQLENQLIAELKPLAMEKVQFSCHLTPIDPSPQGAEQVNYYFSPNPGETPKPLSETASGGEMSRFLLALKACFSQADQKMQTLIFDEIDTGVSGRVASAIGQKLRALSQKHQVLCVTHQPLVAALAHTHFRVEKQFSHSRTMVSVIQLADINTRRDELAQLAGGEKDENAIAFAESLLKQAHIK
- the queC gene encoding 7-cyano-7-deazaguanine synthase QueC; the encoded protein is MKAVVLLSGGLDSSTVLYQAKADGCHCYALSFDYQQRHQRELEAAKAIALSAGVIQHQVINFDLGLWGGSALTDQQLEVPRDRDPSEMANSIPITYVPARNTIFLSFALAYAEALEAERVYMGANALDYSGYPDCRPDYIQAMQEVFKLGTKQGREGNPIKIITPLLDLKKTEIIELGNQLNVPWEKTWSCYQGGEKACGVCDACQLRLKAFQALGLTDPISYQESNE
- a CDS encoding HAD-IB family phosphatase; translated protein: MSENKIPEFAIFCDFDGTITGEDTFVGMLKAVAPHLCDQYLPDIYTQKLTLREGVKRIIESIPSRSYSAMIEYVDEVPLRPGLSELVKFAIEHQIPFHVVSGGLKDMVKRVLSTQMIGNSPLIEKVASISAVDIDTRQEYLTPISDYEKGTELVAKVEVMKQYSGKQNISIGDSVTDLNIALNADITFARDRLAKYLDKAGKFYYPWEDFFSVRDQLCELCFEKR
- a CDS encoding DNA adenine methylase, whose amino-acid sequence is MQTLPLFKDYDIEIPKTEGIKYTGSKLKLLPHILKLAKKVEAHTILDAFSGTTRVSQAFAKLGYQVISNDLAIWSKVFGQCYLLNQKQPSEYQELIDHLNNLPPKDGWFTENYGGNPNHGCAIQADGLKKPWQVHNTRKLDAIREEIETLQLSTVDKAVALTSLILALDQVDNTLGHFVSYLKNWSPRSYKTLQLEVPNVFISSKPNQVFCQDIFELIPEISVDLAYLDPPYGSNNEKMPPSRVRYASYYHLWKTICLYDQPHLFGKAKRRQDTSDKLAGSVFEEFRCNENGRFLAVEAIEKLIQKVPAHWVILSYSSGGRATAEELNAVLKRNGKVLDVINLDYKKNVMASMKWTNQWLQEVEKPNQEFVFLLEK
- a CDS encoding nucleotidyltransferase family protein → MNRQEILHKITTHQSQLEALGIKSLELFGSVAKNNTHINSDIDLLAEFSQPISLFQFIRIKLYLQDILGHPVDLGTREALKENLRQPILQELIRVF
- a CDS encoding 2-hydroxyacid dehydrogenase, which codes for MKVALFGTKPYDEQFFTEANENYNHELLFLEPHLSEKTAILAQDATAVCVFVNDEVSGDTLKILAEQGVKLIALRCAGYNNVDLETAKELGIKIVRVPAYSPHAVAEHAIALILTLNRKIHRAFYRVREGNFALNGLLGFDLYGRTVGIIGTGNIGYITGQILSGFGCKVLAYDPYPNESFSNFGEYVSLDELYARSDIISLHCPLTEENRHLINETSITKMKPGVMLINTSRGGLIDTKAVITGLKSKTIGYLALDVYEKESDLFFEDLSNEVIEDDVFQRLLTFPNVIITGHQAFFTEEALTNIANTTLSNITEIETTNTCKNLVQ